AGCTGGAAACCGCACTGGGTTCCACGCTGGCCAGTCCGGCCCGCCGCGGCGAAGTGATCACCGATGTGCGGCTGCTGGGCAGCCGGCTGGCCGAGTCGACGGCGGGGCCGGGCGCCCGGATCGTGCCGCTGCACCTCGCCGACTCCGCGCTGATCGACCTGGTCAGGGTCGGCGATGTGGTCGACGTCCTGGCCGCACCGGCCGGCGAGGCGTCGGCATCCTCCCGCGTGCTGGCCGCCGATGCGACGGTGGTGCTGATCTCGGCTCGATCCAAGACGCACACCGACAGCGACGACCGCGTGGTGTTGGTGGCGCTGCCGGCCCGGCTGGCCGCCGCGGTCGCGGGCGCGGCGCTGGGTCAGACGGTGACCGTCGTGCTGCACTGACACGCACGAATCGCTGCCGGCAACAAGGCAACTCAGCGCGATACCGGCCCAGCCCCTATGTTGTACGCGTGAGCTCTGCATCCGAGAACGCGTGCCGTCGGCTGGACGACGCCCGGTTCGCCGCCGGCGTGCGCGACGGTGTCTCCCGGATCGCAGACCTGATCGACCGCGAACTCGCCCTGGACGACGACGTCGTACACGACGGCGTCACGCAGGACGACGTCGTTGCCGCAACCACCCAGCTGCGAGCGCTGTTCACCGTCCTGGCCGCACAACTGGGCCCCGACCCAGACGCGTGGCAGGTCACGACCGTCGGCGCAGCACTCGAGTTGATGCACCAGGCCACCCTGTGCCACTACGACGTTGCCGAAGACGAAGACGACGTTGCCGAAGACGAAGACGACGTTGCCGAAGACGCCGCCTCCGAAGACGGCGGCGCCGAGGGCAGGGCCGCCTACCGCGCACGGGTCAGCTCGGCCATTCTCACCGGCGACCACCGGTACGCGACAGCCTCGCGCCTGGGCTCGCGGCTGGGCCCGGAAGCCTTCGGCGTGATCGCCGAGACGTTCGCCGAAGTGGTCACCGGTCAAATGCGTCAGAAACGTTATACTGCAACACATTTCGAAAACGCCGAGCACCACTTGCGCATTGCGCGGGAGAAATCCGGCTCGCTGCTCGCGGCGTGTGGGCGGCTGGGTGCGCTGTGCGCCGGCGCGCCGGACGACGTGATTGCCCGCATGGGGCGGTTGGGGCACCTGGTCGGTGTCACGGTGCATCTGGGTTCTGTCGAAGCCTCGGGCGAACTGCCCGGCATCAGGGCCGCGGCCGCGAGCCATGCCGCGCGCGCACATCAGGAACTGGTCGAGCTACCCGATTCCGAGATCCGACAAGCCTTCTCGATCCTGGTCGACTCGGTGTACCCGGGCGGCGAATCCGAGCAGCGTTCGCACTGACCGGAACTGCCGCCGCAAAGGCGCGCCCCACACTTAGTCGTGGCAAATCGCGCCGACTGGGTTAGGTTTGCCCTGGGGTAGGAATTCTGAGATCAACCGAAGCCCACTGCAGAAAGGACGTCCCATGCTCAAAGGGTTCAAGGAGTTTCTCTCGCGGGGCAATATCATCGACCTGTCGGTCGCGGTCGTCATCGGTACCGCGTTCACGGCGTTGGTCAAGAGCTTCACCGACAGCGTCATCAACCCACTGGTGAGCTCGGTCGGCTTCAACCAGGAGTCGAAGCACGGCATCCTCAACCTGCACATCCCGGGCACCGACCTCTACATCGACCTCAACACGGTGCTGTCGGCCGCGATCAACTTCTTCCTGGTCGCCGCGGTGGTGTACTTCCTGATCGTGTTGCCGTACAGCAAACTGCGCAAGCAGGGCGAGGTGGAGCAGGCCGACGACGCACAGGTCGTGCTGCTGGAGGAGATCCGCGATCTGCTCGCGCAAACCAACGGCGCAGCCTCCTCGGGCCGGCACGGCGGCGCACCCGCAGCCGGCGAGGTTCCGCTGTCGCCGCCGCCCAACTACGGACCGCGCGGCGACCGCTGAGCCGGAGGCAGCCTCAGATCTCGAGGCTGGACAGCTGCCCGATGATGTGGGCTGCCAGGGGGTTCAGGGTCGCCATACCGTCCCGCACGGCGTAGCGCGAACCGGCCAGGTTCACCACCAGCGTGCTGCCGGAGACCCCGGCCAGCCCGCGGGACAAGCCGGCGTCCGTGATGCCGGCGGACAGGCCGGAAGCGCGGATGGCCTCGGCGATGCCCAGGATCTCCCGGTCCAGGATGTCGCGGGTGGCTTCCGGGGCGACGTCGCGCGGCGTGACGCCGGTCCCGCCGACCGAGACCACCAGGTCGACCCCGCCGATCACGGCGGTGTTCAACGCATTGCGGATCTCCACCTCGTCCGCCTCGACCGCCACGACACCGTCGACGACGAACCCCGCCTCGGTGAGCAACTCGGTGACCAGCGGGCCGCTGTGGTCCTCGTCGCCGTGCGCGGTGCGATCGTCGACGACCACCACCAGCGCCCGGCCGACAACCAGCTCCGCGTCCTGTTCCATGGGTGCGACCGTATATCCGAGGTCGGACAGCTGCCCCTCGGCCTTCATCACTGATCCGCCTTTCCGAGCGTGACCTGCACCGTGCGGCTCCCGCCGGCAGGATCCTCAAATGTCAGCGACACCTTGTCCCCCGGCGCTTTGGAACGCACCGCGGCGACCAACGCGTCGGCGCTGTTGATCGTACGGTCGTCGACTTTGGTGACGATGACCCCCTTGGGCACCCCGGCGTTGGCGGCGGCGCCGTTGGCGACGACCTCCATCACCTTGGCGCCGGGGACGCCCTTGTCGGTGGTCACCTGCACGCCCAGCGAAGCGTGCGAAGCCTTACCAGTGCTGATCAACTCGTCGGCGATGCGCTTGGCCTGGTCGACCGGGATCGCGAAGCCCAATCCGATCGAGCCGCTCTGCGCGTCACCGGAGTCAGCGCCCAGCGTGGCGATCGCCGAGTTGATGCCGACGAGTTGCGAGTTCATGTTGACCAGTGCACCGCCGGAGTTGCCCGGGTTGATGGCGGCGTCGGTCTGAATCGCGTCGAGCACGGTGTTCTGGTTGCCGGCCTCACCGGTGGTCGACACCGGCCGGTTGAGTGCGCTGACAATGCCGGTGGTGACGGTACCCGCCAGTCCCAGCGGCGAGCCGATGGCCAGCACCGGCTGCCCCACCCGCAGACCCGCCGATGAACCCATCTGGATCGGGGTGAGCCCGGAGGCGCCCTGCACCCGCACGACGGCGATATCGCTGGTCGGGTCCGCTCCGACGACGGTGAAAGAGGAGGTGTGCCCGTCGGAGAACGTCACCGTGGTCTTCGGCGGCGGGCTGCCGGCCGGCGGTTTCGCGGCGGCGGCCACGACGTGGTTGTTGGTCAGGACCAGACCGTCAGCGGACAGGATGACTCCGGAACCTTCCTCGGACTGACGCCCCAGGTCGGTCTCCAGCATCACGACGCTGGGCACCACCTTGGCCGCGACCTGTTCCACCGAGCCGGGCGGCATGTTCGCCGCCGGGACGCTGGGCGCCGAACCCGAGGCCACCGTGGTGCCGTGCGCGCCGCCGGACTGATGCCCCAGCTCGACCACCGTCGCCGCCGCGCCACCGATTCCCGCCGACACCACCGCGATGGCCAGCGCGCCGAAGATCAGTCCGCCCGAACGGCGTCGCCGCGGCGGGGGACCCATCGGCGGGTACATGCCGGGGATGGGGCCCGACATCGTCGCTCCCGGTAGGGGGCCGTGCATGGTTGCGCCGGGGACCGGACCGACCCCGGTGCCACCGGGAATGGTGCGGGCGCCGGTTCCGCCGGGTATCGGGCCGGGCCCGGTCCCGCTGGGAACCGGGCGTCCCCCGGTGCCGCTCAGCGGGTCGAAGGATCGGTACTCCGGCTGCGTGGCCGATTGGTAGCGCCAGTCGAACTGCTGGTTGTAGCTTTGCTGCCCCTGGGCATAGGCGGGCGGCACCGGCTGGTTGGACGCGGCACTGTAACCCGGCTGTTGCGGCGGTGGCGAATACCTCGGGTGATTCGTCATGGCGCTAAGACGCTCTTCCTCTACTACTACGTGGGGCTTGCTTACGGCCTAGAACATGCGTGGCTTGCATGGCTCAGGTTTTCAACACTAACTGCAACCAGCGTCCGCGCGCGGACTAAGAGTCCACTGAGATAACGTTCGCCGAACCCCGTGAGTTCTCGTTGTGACCAGTTTCTTCGTGCCGCATTTCCGCGGCAGCCGGGGGGTAGGCGCCCGGCGGCATCGGCCGGCCGGGTAACAGCACGTGAATCGAGGTTCCCGGCGGTTGAGCGGTGGGATCGGTGTCCTCGACGCGCAGTGATCCACCGTGGTTGAGCACCACCTGTTTCACGATCGCCAGACCCAGACCGGAGCCCGGCATCGCGCGCGCCGAGGTGGACCGGTAGAAGCGTTCGAACACCAGGCGCCGCTCTTGGGGCGGGATTCCCGGCCCCTGGTCGGACACCACGAGTTCGGCGTGCGACGGATCGAGCTGGCGCAGCACGACGCCCACTCGCCCGCCCGGCGGGCTCCACTTGGCCGCGTTGTCCATCAGGTTCAGCGCCGCCCGCGACAAACCCGCGGAATCGCCGTAGACCTGCCAGGGAACGACATCGACGTCGAAGTGAATGTCGTTGCGCCGCCGGCGAACTCGTTCCAGGCTGCGGTCGACCACCTCGGCCAGGTCGACCGGCTCGTGCACCACCTGACCGGCGTCGCCGCGGGTCAGGTCCACCAAATCGCCGACCAGCGTGGACAATTCCTCGATCTGCGCCAGCACGTCGGCGCGCAGGTCGACCATCTCCTGCTCGGGCAGCCGGGGGGCGCCGGGCTCCATCGAGGCCATCAACAGCTCGACATTGGTGCGCAAAGACGTCAGCGGGGTGCGCAGTTCGTGCCCGGCGTCGGTGACCAGGCGCGCCTGCCGCTCGCGCGATTCGGCCAGCGCCCGCAGCATCAGGTTGAACGCCTCGGTGAGCCGGGCCAGCTCGTCACTGCCGAACACCGGGATGGGCCGCAGGTCGTCGGTGCGGGCCACCCGCTCGGCGGCCTCGGTGAGACGCCCGACCGGTCGCAGCCCCGCGCGGCTGACCATGCCCCCGGCAACCGCGGCCACCGCGACGCCGACC
The nucleotide sequence above comes from Mycobacterium kiyosense. Encoded proteins:
- the moaB2 gene encoding molybdenum cofactor biosynthesis protein — its product is MKAEGQLSDLGYTVAPMEQDAELVVGRALVVVVDDRTAHGDEDHSGPLVTELLTEAGFVVDGVVAVEADEVEIRNALNTAVIGGVDLVVSVGGTGVTPRDVAPEATRDILDREILGIAEAIRASGLSAGITDAGLSRGLAGVSGSTLVVNLAGSRYAVRDGMATLNPLAAHIIGQLSSLEI
- the mscL gene encoding large-conductance mechanosensitive channel translates to MLKGFKEFLSRGNIIDLSVAVVIGTAFTALVKSFTDSVINPLVSSVGFNQESKHGILNLHIPGTDLYIDLNTVLSAAINFFLVAAVVYFLIVLPYSKLRKQGEVEQADDAQVVLLEEIRDLLAQTNGAASSGRHGGAPAAGEVPLSPPPNYGPRGDR
- the mprB gene encoding signal transduction histidine-protein kinase/phosphatase MprB; protein product: MLSLRRKRRVPLRATSSLSLRWRVMLLAMSMVALGVVLMSFAVYAVISAALYSDLDNQLQSRAQLLIASGSLAADPGKAIEGTAYSDVNAMLVNPGRSIYTANQPGQTLPVGSPEKAVIRGELFMSRRTASDQRVLAIHLPNGSSLLISKSLKPTDHVMAKLRFVLLMVGGVGVAVAAVAGGMVSRAGLRPVGRLTEAAERVARTDDLRPIPVFGSDELARLTEAFNLMLRALAESRERQARLVTDAGHELRTPLTSLRTNVELLMASMEPGAPRLPEQEMVDLRADVLAQIEELSTLVGDLVDLTRGDAGQVVHEPVDLAEVVDRSLERVRRRRNDIHFDVDVVPWQVYGDSAGLSRAALNLMDNAAKWSPPGGRVGVVLRQLDPSHAELVVSDQGPGIPPQERRLVFERFYRSTSARAMPGSGLGLAIVKQVVLNHGGSLRVEDTDPTAQPPGTSIHVLLPGRPMPPGAYPPAAAEMRHEETGHNENSRGSANVISVDS
- a CDS encoding serine protease, producing the protein MTNHPRYSPPPQQPGYSAASNQPVPPAYAQGQQSYNQQFDWRYQSATQPEYRSFDPLSGTGGRPVPSGTGPGPIPGGTGARTIPGGTGVGPVPGATMHGPLPGATMSGPIPGMYPPMGPPPRRRRSGGLIFGALAIAVVSAGIGGAAATVVELGHQSGGAHGTTVASGSAPSVPAANMPPGSVEQVAAKVVPSVVMLETDLGRQSEEGSGVILSADGLVLTNNHVVAAAAKPPAGSPPPKTTVTFSDGHTSSFTVVGADPTSDIAVVRVQGASGLTPIQMGSSAGLRVGQPVLAIGSPLGLAGTVTTGIVSALNRPVSTTGEAGNQNTVLDAIQTDAAINPGNSGGALVNMNSQLVGINSAIATLGADSGDAQSGSIGLGFAIPVDQAKRIADELISTGKASHASLGVQVTTDKGVPGAKVMEVVANGAAANAGVPKGVIVTKVDDRTINSADALVAAVRSKAPGDKVSLTFEDPAGGSRTVQVTLGKADQ
- a CDS encoding geranylgeranyl pyrophosphate synthase — encoded protein: MSSASENACRRLDDARFAAGVRDGVSRIADLIDRELALDDDVVHDGVTQDDVVAATTQLRALFTVLAAQLGPDPDAWQVTTVGAALELMHQATLCHYDVAEDEDDVAEDEDDVAEDAASEDGGAEGRAAYRARVSSAILTGDHRYATASRLGSRLGPEAFGVIAETFAEVVTGQMRQKRYTATHFENAEHHLRIAREKSGSLLAACGRLGALCAGAPDDVIARMGRLGHLVGVTVHLGSVEASGELPGIRAAAASHAARAHQELVELPDSEIRQAFSILVDSVYPGGESEQRSH